The DNA sequence GACCAGGGCGAAACCTTTGCGCCGCTGCGCGTCATGGCCTCGCGCCGCGCTGCCATGCTGCGCTATGGCGAAAACCCGCACCAGTTGGCCGCGCTCTATGTGCCGACGGGCCCCGCCGCCCGCGGCATCGCCCAGGCCGTTCAGGTGCAGGGCAAGGAGCTGAGCTACAACAATTATGCCGATGCCGATGCGGCGCTCGAGCTGGTCAGCGAATTCCGCGATGGCCCGCCGACCGTGGTCATCGTCAAGCACGCCAACCCCTGCGGCGTCGCCACCGCCGACACGCTCATCGACGCCTACAAGGCAGCGCTCGCCTGCGATTCCGTTTCCGCCTTCGGGGGCATCATCGCCGTCAACCGCCCGCTCGACGGCCCGACCGCCGAAGCGATCAGCGGCATCTTTACCGAAGTCGTCGCGGCGCCCGACGCCGATGACGACGCCCGCGCCGTGTTCGCGAAGAAGAAGAACCTGCGGCTGCTGCTGACCGGCGACCTGCCCGACCCGGCGCGCAGCGGGCTGACGACGAAGATCATTGCCGGCGGGGTGCTGGTGCAGCAGCGCGACAATGGCCGCGTCACCCGCGACCAGGTGCAGGTGGTGACGAAGCGCGCGCCGACGCCCCAGGAGTTCGACGACTGCATGTTCGCCTGGGTCGTCGCCAAGCACGTCAAGTCCAACGCCATCGTCTACGCCAAGGACGGCAGCACCGCCGGCATCGGCGCCGGCCAGATGAACCGCCTCGAATCCGCCCGCATCGCGGCGTGGAAGGCCAGGGACGCCGCCGCCGCCGCACACTGGGCGCACCCGCGCACCATCGGCTCGGCAGTCGCGTCGGACGCCTTCTTCCCCTTCGCCGATGGCCTGATCGCCGCCGCCGAAGCCGGGGCGACGGCGGTCATCCAGCCCGGCGGGTCGATCCGCGATGCCGATGTTATCGCTGCCGCCGACGAACGCGGGCTGGCGATGGTGTTCACCGGGATGCGGCATTTCCGGCACTGATGCCTGCCTCCGGCGGGCAGGGCCGGCGGCCCTGCACCCGGTTGTTGGTCGGTGCCCATTCGACGGGGAGGGGATGATGACGATCACCGAGACACTTGCAAAAGCGCTGGCGACCGCCGGCATTCCTGGCGCCGTCGCCATGGTCGGCAACCGCGCCGGCGTGACCGAAACATGCGTCGTCGGGCACGATGGCACGGGCACGCCGCTGGCAGCGGACAGCATGTTCCAGCTGGCATCGATGACCAAGGCGGTCGTGTCGGTTGCGGCGATGCAGCTGGTGGAAGCCGGATCGCTGGCGCTCGACGCCCCGCTGGCACCGTTGCTGCCCGACCTCGCCGATGCCCGTGTCATCACCGGCTTCGGCGACGATGGCAGCGTGGCCACGCGGCCGGCGGCGCGGCCGATCACGCTGCGCCACCTGCTCACCCATACCTCAGGCCTCGGCTATGACTTTGTCCATGCCGACATGGCGCGCGCCCGCGGCCCGGGTGGCCCGCCGCCGCCCGGCACCCGCGCCAGCCTGCGATCGCCGCTGCTGTTCGACCCCGGCGACGGCTGGGCCTATGGAATCAGCACCGACTGGGTGGGGCTGGCGGTCGAGGCGGCCAGCGGCCAGCGGCTCGATACCTATGTCGCCGATCATGTCACCGGGCCGCTCGGCATGGCCGACACGATGTTCACCCTCGATGCGGCGCACAAGGCGCGGCTGGTCACCAACATGGCGCGACAGCCGGACGGCAGGCTCGCGCCCTTCCCCATCACCATCAGCGGCGGTGCCGGCGAATTCCTGTCGGGCGGCGCCGGCCTGAGCGGCACGGCCGGCGATTACATGCGCTTCCTGCGCATGCTGCTGAACGGCGGCAGCCTTGATGGCGCCGTGATCCTGCGCCCCGAAAGCGTCGCCGACATGGCGCGCAACCAGATCGGCGCCTTGCGCGCCGGCGTCATGGAAACGACGCTGCCGGCGTTCAGCGCGCGGGTCGAATGGTTCCCGGACATGACCGCCGGCTGGGGGCTGGGCTTCCTCATCAACCCGGAGCCCGGCGGCGATGGCCGCGCTGCGGGCAGTCTGTTCTGGGCCGGTATCTGCAACACCTATTACTGGGTCGATCCCGCCAGCGACGTCGCCGCCGTGTTGATGATGCAGCTGCTGCCCTTTGCCGACGCCGGCGCGCTTTCGGTGCTGTCGGCCTTCGAACGCGCGGTCTATTCGCGTTAATCGTCGGGCGCGGCGCTCGCATCATGCGCCGGGTCGTCGTCCTCGCTGCGTGGCAGCGGCGAATCGGGCGCCGGGTCGGCGTCCGCATCCGGCGACGGGTCGGGGTTTTCGCCAATCGGCCGATAGGGCGTGCGCGGGTCCATCTCTGCCAAACGCGCGATGCGCCCCCGGGTTTCAGCGCAGCAGCAGGATCGGCACCACCGCGCCCGCAATCAGCATCAGCGTCGCGACGCGCCGGGTCGAGCGCATGCCGAGCGCAATGCCGGCGCCGAGCAGGACCGACAGCGACAGCGCAATCGCCAGCGCGACGGTGAAGATCTTCATCGGCAGCGCCGCCTTCTGGCGGGCGGCACGTTCGGCAGCGACGACCGGGTCCACCGGCGGCTTGGGCTTGCTCGCCTCGGCCTTGCCCGCGGGCTGCAGCTT is a window from the Polymorphobacter fuscus genome containing:
- a CDS encoding serine hydrolase domain-containing protein — its product is MMTITETLAKALATAGIPGAVAMVGNRAGVTETCVVGHDGTGTPLAADSMFQLASMTKAVVSVAAMQLVEAGSLALDAPLAPLLPDLADARVITGFGDDGSVATRPAARPITLRHLLTHTSGLGYDFVHADMARARGPGGPPPPGTRASLRSPLLFDPGDGWAYGISTDWVGLAVEAASGQRLDTYVADHVTGPLGMADTMFTLDAAHKARLVTNMARQPDGRLAPFPITISGGAGEFLSGGAGLSGTAGDYMRFLRMLLNGGSLDGAVILRPESVADMARNQIGALRAGVMETTLPAFSARVEWFPDMTAGWGLGFLINPEPGGDGRAAGSLFWAGICNTYYWVDPASDVAAVLMMQLLPFADAGALSVLSAFERAVYSR
- the purH gene encoding bifunctional phosphoribosylaminoimidazolecarboxamide formyltransferase/IMP cyclohydrolase, translated to MPDFVPIRRALISVSDKTGIVELCAALAARGVALVSTGGTSKALRDAGLPVDDVSDLTGFPEMMDGRVKTLHPKVHGGLLADRDVPDHMAAMAAHDILPIDLAIINLYPFAATVAKGAGRDEIIENIDIGGPAMVRSAAKNHAHVAILTAPDQYPALLAALDAHDGATDLALRKSLAAAAFAHTAAYDAAVSGWFAGVDQGETFAPLRVMASRRAAMLRYGENPHQLAALYVPTGPAARGIAQAVQVQGKELSYNNYADADAALELVSEFRDGPPTVVIVKHANPCGVATADTLIDAYKAALACDSVSAFGGIIAVNRPLDGPTAEAISGIFTEVVAAPDADDDARAVFAKKKNLRLLLTGDLPDPARSGLTTKIIAGGVLVQQRDNGRVTRDQVQVVTKRAPTPQEFDDCMFAWVVAKHVKSNAIVYAKDGSTAGIGAGQMNRLESARIAAWKARDAAAAAHWAHPRTIGSAVASDAFFPFADGLIAAAEAGATAVIQPGGSIRDADVIAAADERGLAMVFTGMRHFRH